A window from Hymenobacter volaticus encodes these proteins:
- a CDS encoding threonine synthase, whose protein sequence is MKTLLDTSTRLHELHCAACHTAYSAFTMQRVSECCAQPLLASYNLAEPLPRTIGIDTAENSMWRYRSLLPLFDDAQKVSLGEGWTPLLEMRRLGARYGLHDLRLKDEGQNPTGSFKARGLSMAVSKAKELGATGCIIPTAGNAGVAMAAYCARAGLRAVVVMPRHTPKAFKEECYWYGAEVHLVDGLINDCAARVRELNANNELLDVSTLKEPYRLEGKKTMGYELAEQLNWQLPDVLLYPAGGGTGLIGIWKAFREMQTLGWLPADAKLPRMVAVQAANCCPLVETRAGHQPNCHAYVGQPTIANGLAVPRPLGEQLMLQVLDESQGTAISITDEQMLEGMRELAQLEGLFVAPEGGAVWMAARQLLETGWLKPDEQILLLNTGSGQKYMDNVEGRYKE, encoded by the coding sequence ATGAAAACTCTCCTTGATACCTCAACCCGCTTGCACGAGTTGCACTGCGCCGCCTGCCACACCGCCTACTCAGCCTTCACGATGCAGCGCGTTTCGGAGTGCTGCGCGCAGCCTCTGCTGGCCTCCTACAACCTAGCCGAACCCCTGCCGCGCACTATTGGTATCGACACCGCCGAAAACTCGATGTGGCGCTACCGTTCTTTGCTGCCGCTTTTCGATGATGCGCAAAAAGTCAGCTTGGGTGAAGGCTGGACGCCGCTGCTAGAAATGCGCCGCCTTGGTGCCCGCTACGGTCTGCACGATTTGCGCCTGAAAGACGAAGGCCAAAACCCTACGGGCTCCTTTAAAGCCCGCGGCCTGAGCATGGCCGTTTCGAAAGCCAAAGAGCTAGGGGCCACCGGCTGCATTATTCCGACGGCTGGCAATGCCGGCGTAGCCATGGCGGCCTATTGCGCCCGCGCCGGTCTGCGGGCCGTGGTCGTGATGCCTCGCCACACGCCCAAAGCCTTTAAAGAGGAGTGCTACTGGTACGGCGCCGAAGTACACCTCGTCGATGGCCTCATCAACGACTGCGCCGCCCGCGTCCGGGAGCTGAACGCCAACAATGAATTACTCGATGTTTCAACGCTGAAAGAGCCTTACCGCCTTGAGGGCAAGAAAACCATGGGCTACGAGTTGGCCGAGCAACTTAACTGGCAACTCCCTGATGTGTTGCTCTACCCCGCTGGCGGCGGTACTGGCCTTATCGGCATCTGGAAGGCATTTCGCGAAATGCAAACCCTTGGCTGGCTTCCTGCTGATGCCAAACTGCCGCGCATGGTAGCAGTGCAAGCCGCCAACTGCTGTCCATTGGTGGAAACCCGCGCGGGTCATCAGCCCAACTGCCACGCCTACGTCGGTCAGCCCACCATTGCCAACGGCTTGGCCGTACCGCGTCCGCTTGGCGAGCAACTAATGCTACAAGTGCTCGATGAGTCGCAAGGAACTGCTATCAGTATCACCGATGAGCAGATGCTGGAAGGCATGCGCGAACTAGCGCAACTGGAAGGCCTGTTTGTGGCCCCCGAAGGCGGAGCCGTTTGGATGGCTGCCCGCCAGTTGCTTGAAACGGGTTGGCTGAAACCCGATGAGCAGATATTGCTATTGAATACCGGCTCCGGCCAAAAGTATATGGACAACGTGGAGGGCCGCTACAAAGAGTAG
- a CDS encoding tetratricopeptide repeat protein → MEQPTWPDRILLLLRQGRATQAEQELRRALQEDPDNPLAHAWLGMALLDLNQVAQGQQEIETAIGLAPEYDFAYYLLSLAHQRQQRLPAAQQAIEQALALDPTDPNYHHMLGQIRFQRGQWEGSLRAAEAGLYYDAQHVDCLSLRARCLARLGRPTDAADSLQQALHYNPDDAGTHADAGWVALEAGQHHLALDHFRDALRLRPTSEYAREGLVEALKARYWIYRAFLRFSVWTQNLSDGTRRMMFIGIYVLVRFVPFLLPFYLPLVFMSWFADPIFNGLLQLNSYGRHALSDAQRRQALVFMGTAGAGAALLVVSAVTDFAWTGVLGTSLLMSLFPLMVALRPVIAERTRRWAVAAAAALLVLGASGAVLQALHVAGDLHSGIMGLMTIIWVLFMWGTALS, encoded by the coding sequence ATGGAACAACCCACCTGGCCCGACCGAATCTTACTGCTACTACGCCAGGGGCGCGCCACGCAAGCCGAGCAGGAACTGCGCCGGGCACTGCAAGAAGACCCCGACAATCCGTTGGCGCACGCCTGGCTAGGCATGGCCTTGCTCGATCTGAACCAGGTGGCGCAGGGTCAGCAGGAAATTGAAACGGCTATTGGGCTGGCGCCGGAATACGACTTTGCTTACTACCTGCTTAGCCTAGCCCACCAGCGGCAACAACGGTTACCAGCGGCTCAGCAAGCCATTGAGCAAGCGTTGGCCTTAGACCCTACCGACCCCAATTACCACCATATGTTGGGGCAAATCCGGTTTCAGCGTGGTCAGTGGGAAGGTTCCCTGCGAGCCGCTGAAGCCGGTCTTTACTATGATGCGCAGCACGTCGACTGCCTAAGCTTGCGGGCCCGTTGCCTGGCGCGCTTGGGTCGCCCCACCGATGCCGCCGATTCGCTGCAGCAGGCTTTGCACTACAACCCCGATGATGCCGGCACCCACGCCGATGCCGGTTGGGTAGCCCTCGAAGCCGGTCAGCACCACCTCGCCCTCGACCATTTTCGCGACGCACTGCGCCTACGCCCCACCTCGGAGTACGCCCGAGAAGGATTAGTGGAGGCCCTGAAAGCAAGGTACTGGATTTACCGCGCCTTCTTACGCTTCAGCGTCTGGACTCAAAACTTGAGCGACGGCACGCGCCGCATGATGTTCATTGGCATCTACGTGTTGGTCAGATTCGTGCCATTTCTACTACCTTTTTACTTGCCGCTGGTGTTCATGAGCTGGTTTGCCGACCCTATTTTCAATGGCTTGTTGCAGCTTAACTCCTACGGCCGCCACGCGCTTTCCGACGCGCAACGCCGGCAGGCCCTGGTGTTTATGGGAACTGCCGGGGCCGGGGCCGCTTTGCTCGTTGTGTCCGCGGTTACGGATTTCGCCTGGACTGGTGTGCTCGGCACTAGTTTGTTGATGTCTCTTTTCCCGCTCATGGTAGCTCTACGGCCGGTTATAGCCGAGCGCACCCGCCGTTGGGCTGTTGCCGCGGCCGCCGCGTTGCTGGTGCTAGGTGCTTCGGGAGCAGTTTTGCAGGCACTCCATGTTGCCGGCGACCTTCACAGCGGAATCATGGGGCTTATGACTATTATTTGGGTACTGTTTATGTGGGGCACTGCCTTAAGCTAG
- a CDS encoding tetratricopeptide repeat protein: METIRTDRWQEAVQQLLAVRRPAQAEQLVRRRLATYPQDAYAHVLLAFTLLRQQRETEAIDAAENALSFNPAESEAYYLLALALARKGKVEAAQNAIRQALRLNSVSSKYLGIQAWLLNALNRSSEAQAAAEAGLSYDPTHVECLTQLANALRNQQQWSLLQACLRQLVKAHPQLPLAHKLLGEEALRQEHFAEAQAHFEAVLRLAPDEADAHKGLTRALRYQFGPGRLARRLDVYMTSISEGTKKGQLRAWGHFLLIWIPLSLLCVPILLFVGFEAVYWRLHPQVRQLRNRPADAPSYLHESLHRYGTIASAILLVIALLPSLIWIILKLGVPESALGPGLTGGLTALIMGMGQALKTATDMPLPTKSPVGWLLVAFLSLAATLACTFSSLLWPWSPPALLLCNGVLLYWRIRSLRHDSPNSMVG, from the coding sequence ATGGAAACTATCCGCACCGACCGGTGGCAGGAGGCGGTGCAGCAATTATTGGCCGTGCGGCGTCCGGCGCAGGCCGAGCAGTTAGTGCGCCGGCGCTTGGCAACCTATCCGCAGGACGCCTACGCACACGTGCTATTAGCCTTCACGCTTCTTCGGCAGCAACGGGAAACAGAAGCAATAGACGCCGCTGAAAATGCTTTGAGCTTCAATCCGGCCGAAAGTGAAGCGTATTATTTGCTTGCTTTGGCGCTGGCCCGCAAAGGCAAAGTGGAAGCCGCTCAGAACGCTATTCGTCAAGCTCTGCGGCTCAATTCCGTTAGTAGCAAGTACTTGGGCATTCAGGCTTGGTTGCTCAATGCCCTCAATCGGTCATCGGAGGCACAAGCAGCGGCCGAAGCGGGGCTCAGCTACGACCCGACGCATGTAGAATGCTTAACCCAACTCGCAAACGCATTGCGCAATCAGCAGCAATGGTCTTTGTTACAAGCTTGTTTGCGGCAGCTGGTGAAAGCGCACCCCCAATTACCACTGGCACACAAGCTATTAGGGGAAGAAGCCCTACGCCAAGAACACTTTGCGGAAGCGCAAGCACATTTCGAGGCGGTATTGCGGTTAGCACCTGATGAAGCGGATGCTCATAAAGGACTGACTCGTGCGCTACGCTACCAGTTCGGGCCGGGGCGTTTGGCGAGGCGCCTTGATGTGTACATGACCTCTATTTCGGAAGGAACCAAGAAAGGGCAATTGCGTGCTTGGGGTCATTTTCTGCTGATCTGGATTCCGCTTTCCTTATTGTGTGTTCCTATTCTGCTTTTCGTGGGGTTTGAGGCCGTGTACTGGCGCTTGCATCCTCAGGTGCGGCAGTTGCGCAACCGCCCTGCCGATGCTCCGTCTTACTTGCACGAAAGTTTGCATCGCTACGGCACTATTGCTTCTGCTATTCTGCTGGTAATTGCCCTGCTACCGTCCCTGATATGGATTATTTTAAAGTTAGGAGTACCTGAAAGCGCACTAGGACCAGGATTAACAGGAGGGCTTACCGCACTGATAATGGGTATGGGGCAAGCATTGAAGACGGCTACTGATATGCCGCTGCCCACAAAATCGCCAGTAGGCTGGCTGCTGGTGGCTTTTCTGAGCCTAGCCGCGACGCTAGCTTGTACCTTCTCGTCGCTTTTATGGCCCTGGAGTCCACCTGCTTTGCTTCTGTGCAACGGCGTACTCCTTTACTGGCGTATTCGCAGCCTACGGCACGATTCGCCGAATAGTATGGTTGGCTAA
- a CDS encoding ATP-binding protein: protein MAISPDPSAIQPLLDALSFSPDNLPLRKHVGGLLLEANRLTEAEDLYRAGLRQVPTDTDLQLGLAKTYAGLSKTSAAFVVVEELLEASPDHARAHLLHAQLLASTNQLVAAREAYETALQHNPTLEDAELAAKLRERAPAQPAHGGPPTAAPFTNSPVTDEQALFGGLEKPKINFSDVGGMEALKEEIRLKIIHPLQFPDLYKAYGKATGGGLLLYGPPGCGKTYLARATAGEVKASFIHVGINDILDMWLGNSERNLHQLFEQARLQAPCALFFDEVDALAANRHDLRQSAGRTVINQFLAELDGATASNDGVLILAATNAPWHLDSAFRRPGRFDRILLVTPPDEAARAAVLEVLLRGKPVAPSVNLRKLAAQTAGYSGADLQAVVDVAVENRLRESMKAGKPLPLEQATLTDAAGKVRASTREWFATAKNYALYSNEGGVYDDILVYLGIKKPSA, encoded by the coding sequence ATGGCTATATCGCCTGATCCGTCTGCTATTCAACCCCTGCTGGACGCTTTATCTTTTTCGCCCGACAACCTGCCGTTGCGCAAGCACGTGGGTGGTTTGCTGCTCGAAGCCAACCGGCTAACCGAAGCCGAAGACTTGTACCGGGCTGGCCTGCGCCAAGTCCCCACCGACACTGATCTGCAATTGGGCTTGGCTAAAACCTATGCTGGCCTGAGCAAAACGTCGGCGGCTTTTGTGGTAGTAGAAGAACTGCTCGAAGCCTCTCCCGACCACGCCCGAGCGCACTTGCTGCACGCTCAGCTGTTGGCCAGCACCAACCAGCTAGTGGCCGCCCGCGAAGCCTACGAAACTGCCCTTCAGCACAACCCCACGCTAGAGGATGCCGAGCTAGCAGCCAAGTTGCGCGAACGGGCCCCGGCTCAACCCGCGCACGGCGGCCCGCCCACGGCGGCGCCTTTCACCAACTCGCCCGTCACGGACGAGCAGGCGCTGTTCGGGGGCCTTGAAAAGCCGAAAATTAACTTCTCGGATGTGGGCGGCATGGAGGCCCTTAAAGAGGAAATCCGGCTGAAAATTATCCATCCGTTGCAGTTCCCCGATCTGTATAAAGCGTATGGCAAAGCAACCGGCGGCGGCTTGTTGCTCTACGGTCCGCCCGGCTGCGGCAAAACCTATTTGGCCCGTGCTACGGCCGGCGAGGTAAAGGCCTCGTTTATCCACGTTGGTATCAACGACATCTTGGATATGTGGCTCGGTAACAGCGAGCGAAACTTACACCAGCTTTTCGAGCAAGCCCGCTTACAAGCGCCCTGCGCACTGTTTTTCGACGAGGTAGACGCCCTAGCGGCCAACCGCCACGACTTGCGCCAAAGCGCGGGCCGCACCGTTATCAACCAGTTCTTAGCTGAACTAGACGGCGCCACCGCTTCCAACGACGGGGTACTGATTTTGGCTGCCACCAACGCCCCCTGGCACCTCGATTCCGCCTTCCGTCGTCCCGGCCGCTTCGACCGAATTCTGCTGGTCACTCCACCCGACGAAGCTGCTCGGGCCGCCGTGCTGGAAGTGCTGCTTCGGGGCAAACCCGTGGCGCCCTCTGTAAATCTGCGCAAGCTAGCTGCCCAAACCGCTGGCTACTCCGGCGCCGACCTACAAGCCGTAGTGGACGTAGCCGTGGAAAACCGTTTGCGTGAATCCATGAAAGCCGGCAAGCCCTTGCCGCTAGAGCAGGCCACCCTGACCGATGCTGCCGGCAAAGTGCGCGCCAGCACCCGCGAATGGTTTGCCACCGCCAAAAACTACGCGCTTTACTCTAATGAAGGCGGTGTGTACGACGACATCTTGGTGTACTTAGGCATCAAGAAGCCCTCGGCGTAG
- a CDS encoding ZIP family metal transporter: MTFPTWMMAGFWGLVSGSALLLGAALGYFARVPQRLIAAIMAFGSGVLISTLSLELMEEAYKKGGFNSTATGFVGGAAVYTLANWLLARYGAKHRKRSGNQQKQELASQEQATGTDEADNGMALAIGALLDGIPESIVIGLSMLAGGAVSMVAVVAIFLSNLPEGLSSAAGMKKAGRSASYVLLLWTGIAVISGISSLLGYTLFSGFPDEVISATMAVSAGAVLAMIADTMIPEAFAEAHNFTGLITVLGFLVSFFLSKMD, translated from the coding sequence ATGACGTTTCCTACTTGGATGATGGCGGGGTTCTGGGGTTTGGTCTCGGGGTCGGCGCTGCTGCTAGGCGCGGCGCTTGGTTACTTCGCCCGTGTGCCGCAACGGTTGATTGCCGCTATTATGGCCTTTGGCAGTGGGGTACTGATTTCCACGCTTTCTCTGGAGCTAATGGAAGAAGCCTATAAAAAAGGCGGCTTCAATTCCACTGCTACTGGCTTTGTAGGGGGCGCAGCGGTCTACACGCTCGCCAACTGGCTACTGGCCCGCTATGGAGCCAAGCACCGCAAACGTTCTGGCAACCAGCAAAAGCAGGAGCTTGCCTCCCAGGAACAAGCAACTGGCACCGACGAAGCCGATAACGGCATGGCTCTAGCCATTGGCGCCCTGCTCGACGGTATTCCAGAAAGCATTGTCATCGGGCTGAGCATGTTGGCAGGAGGCGCGGTAAGCATGGTAGCCGTGGTAGCCATTTTCCTTTCCAACCTACCTGAAGGGCTATCGAGTGCAGCGGGCATGAAGAAAGCAGGCAGGTCGGCGAGCTACGTTTTGCTGCTGTGGACCGGCATTGCGGTTATTTCGGGTATTTCATCGTTGCTAGGCTACACCTTGTTTAGCGGCTTCCCCGACGAAGTAATATCCGCCACTATGGCCGTATCGGCCGGCGCCGTGCTAGCCATGATTGCCGATACTATGATTCCGGAAGCTTTTGCCGAAGCTCACAACTTCACGGGCCTCATTACGGTACTCGGATTCCTTGTTTCCTTCTTCCTGAGCAAGATGGATTAA
- a CDS encoding DUF167 domain-containing protein produces the protein MPVVLHLKAKPNARANQLLVGPDGSLTVRLQAPAHDGKANACLLNYLAQVFEVSKSTITLVTGHTSPFKKVAIEAIDEPKLQMVLAQFQTA, from the coding sequence GTGCCTGTTGTTCTTCACCTCAAAGCCAAGCCCAACGCCCGTGCTAACCAATTGCTGGTAGGCCCCGATGGCAGCCTGACCGTGCGCTTACAAGCCCCTGCCCACGATGGCAAAGCCAATGCGTGCCTGCTGAACTACCTCGCTCAAGTATTCGAGGTCAGCAAATCCACTATTACCCTCGTAACGGGTCATACCTCGCCTTTCAAGAAAGTGGCCATTGAAGCCATAGACGAACCCAAACTGCAAATGGTACTTGCGCAGTTTCAAACGGCGTAG
- a CDS encoding endonuclease III domain-containing protein encodes MPSLRAPDTTFDSRQQKALLVHDRLCAEYGAPFPFFSTKDPLSELVSVLLSHRTRNQDSHRAYQQLVARFPTWEQVRDAPTEEVQEAISPCTWPEQKAPRIQAVLREISERCGGPCDLTFLAEKSVPEARAWLESISGVGPKTSAAVLLFSKLRIAAMPVDSHHHRVAQRLGLIGPKVGEGAAHALLAALLPPDWDAQQVYDHHEAYMYHGQKCCYFHTPACGRCVVLDQCPFGQERVSVKV; translated from the coding sequence GTGCCTTCCCTCAGAGCCCCCGACACCACGTTTGATAGCCGCCAGCAGAAAGCTTTGCTGGTGCATGACCGTTTGTGCGCCGAATACGGAGCGCCGTTTCCATTTTTCAGCACCAAAGACCCGCTGAGTGAGTTAGTTAGTGTCCTGCTTTCCCACCGCACCCGCAATCAAGATTCGCACCGCGCCTACCAGCAGCTTGTGGCTCGTTTCCCGACCTGGGAGCAAGTGCGCGACGCCCCCACCGAAGAAGTGCAGGAAGCCATTAGCCCGTGCACGTGGCCCGAACAAAAGGCACCCCGAATTCAGGCGGTACTACGCGAAATCAGTGAGCGGTGCGGCGGCCCCTGCGACCTAACTTTTCTGGCCGAAAAATCGGTGCCGGAGGCGCGGGCTTGGCTGGAATCTATTTCGGGAGTTGGCCCCAAAACCAGCGCCGCGGTGCTGCTATTCAGCAAGCTGCGCATTGCGGCCATGCCCGTCGATAGCCACCACCACCGTGTTGCCCAACGCCTAGGGCTTATTGGGCCGAAAGTAGGAGAAGGTGCCGCCCACGCGCTACTTGCCGCTTTGCTGCCGCCTGATTGGGATGCGCAGCAGGTCTACGACCACCACGAAGCGTATATGTACCACGGCCAAAAGTGCTGCTACTTTCATACGCCCGCTTGTGGCCGCTGCGTCGTGCTTGATCAGTGTCCTTTCGGTCAAGAGCGAGTGAGTGTGAAAGTGTGA
- a CDS encoding isoaspartyl peptidase/L-asparaginase family protein: MSKYAIVVHGGAVTMKPGQLTPEEEAHQREGLSQAVQAGWQVLHEGGTALDAVEAAVTSLENNEHFNAGRGSSLTQQGEVEMDASIMDGSNLRAGAVSSVKYVKNPIQLARAVLEQGSPVYLTSEGAIEFALKQGLDLEAPDYFKTEKTRKQWVELVQQAQGEPQQQDTVGAVALDQHGNLAVATSTGGIEGQLKGRVGDSPAIGGGSYASNDACAASCTGDGEVILRGALAHEVYALVKYKGLPIAEACREAIALHDEELQGDKGIIGVDTEGNIALEFNSNVMRRAYRIGEEEPVVAIWRDE, translated from the coding sequence ATGAGCAAGTACGCCATTGTAGTGCACGGCGGTGCCGTAACCATGAAGCCCGGACAACTAACGCCCGAAGAGGAAGCGCACCAGCGCGAAGGACTAAGCCAAGCCGTCCAAGCGGGCTGGCAGGTGCTTCACGAAGGTGGCACGGCTCTCGATGCCGTAGAAGCAGCCGTTACCAGCCTCGAAAACAACGAGCACTTCAATGCCGGGCGCGGCAGCAGCCTCACCCAACAGGGCGAAGTGGAAATGGACGCCAGTATCATGGACGGCAGCAACCTTAGGGCGGGCGCCGTAAGCAGCGTCAAGTACGTAAAAAACCCCATTCAGCTGGCTCGTGCCGTGCTCGAACAAGGCTCCCCGGTGTATTTGACAAGCGAAGGAGCTATTGAATTCGCGTTGAAGCAAGGACTGGACTTGGAAGCACCTGACTACTTCAAAACCGAGAAAACGCGCAAACAGTGGGTGGAACTAGTGCAGCAAGCCCAAGGCGAACCTCAGCAGCAAGATACTGTCGGAGCCGTTGCGCTCGACCAACACGGTAATCTGGCGGTGGCTACGAGCACCGGTGGCATCGAAGGGCAACTCAAAGGCCGCGTCGGGGATAGCCCGGCCATAGGTGGCGGTAGCTACGCCAGCAACGATGCTTGCGCCGCCTCCTGCACCGGCGACGGCGAGGTGATTTTGCGAGGCGCTTTGGCGCACGAGGTGTATGCGCTAGTTAAGTACAAGGGCTTGCCTATTGCGGAAGCCTGTCGCGAAGCCATTGCCTTGCACGACGAGGAGTTGCAAGGCGACAAAGGCATTATTGGCGTCGATACAGAAGGCAACATAGCGTTGGAATTCAATAGCAACGTAATGCGCCGGGCGTACCGCATAGGCGAGGAAGAACCTGTAGTAGCTATATGGCGCGACGAATAG
- a CDS encoding ferritin-like domain-containing protein, giving the protein MDLFKLIKEIEQVDPEIYDRLDSRRRVFKHFGMAGKAVTAAVLPGLVSGIFQRAYGQGTTLPADVVAVLNLALSLEYLEFYFYDSGLKANNLIPSADRPAFEKIRNDESGHIKVLRGALGSLAIADPGRGAFDYSGGRNPVPLVGDTAVGNGPFKTVFTAYPIFLGVSQSFVDTGIRAYKGGAPVLMTNKDVLEAALNIHSVEARHSSHVRTIRRGITNVANPTAPMNAQPKSWVSLLDNGGPSPDTNPSTRPVYDAGTPASSSDPLALVYPKEDNVTHLGVTIPGNATAASEAFDEPLDAVSVKNIARNFAVLTSGLFPA; this is encoded by the coding sequence ATGGATTTATTTAAACTAATCAAGGAAATCGAGCAGGTTGATCCTGAGATCTACGATCGTCTCGACTCGCGTCGTCGCGTATTCAAACACTTTGGCATGGCTGGCAAAGCCGTAACGGCTGCTGTGCTGCCAGGCTTAGTAAGCGGTATCTTCCAGCGTGCATATGGACAAGGCACAACCCTGCCAGCTGATGTCGTTGCTGTATTGAATTTGGCTCTAAGCTTGGAATACTTAGAGTTCTACTTTTACGATAGTGGCCTGAAGGCTAATAACCTGATTCCATCTGCTGATCGGCCTGCTTTCGAAAAGATCCGTAATGATGAATCGGGTCACATCAAGGTTTTGAGAGGTGCTTTAGGTTCGCTTGCCATTGCTGATCCAGGGCGTGGTGCCTTCGACTATAGCGGAGGTCGCAACCCAGTGCCACTGGTAGGCGACACGGCAGTAGGCAATGGACCGTTCAAAACGGTATTCACGGCCTATCCTATTTTCTTGGGTGTGTCGCAGTCGTTCGTAGATACTGGTATCCGTGCTTACAAAGGCGGTGCACCGGTACTTATGACTAATAAAGACGTGCTTGAAGCAGCTTTGAACATTCACTCGGTTGAGGCGCGGCACTCCTCGCACGTGCGTACTATCCGCCGGGGCATCACAAACGTGGCCAACCCTACGGCACCTATGAACGCACAGCCGAAAAGCTGGGTCTCGCTTCTTGACAATGGTGGCCCTTCTCCGGATACAAATCCGTCAACTAGACCAGTATATGATGCTGGCACCCCAGCTTCTAGTTCAGACCCGTTAGCACTTGTTTATCCAAAGGAAGACAACGTTACGCACTTAGGTGTAACTATTCCGGGTAATGCTACTGCTGCGTCAGAAGCTTTTGATGAGCCTCTTGATGCTGTTTCGGTTAAGAATATTGCCCGCAATTTTGCTGTCCTCACCAGCGGCTTGTTCCCTGCCTAA
- a CDS encoding ferritin-like domain-containing protein, with protein sequence MTKLLLPPEPADKPTSTSRRSFLRYSGATMAVGGLLLAGCDDDSESGSNRIDVGSGDPGILNYAYALEQLEAAFYAAVKGGAYYSGAPASEKQIFDDLALHEQIHADFFKTALGNGAIKALEPDFSTINFGDKNSVLTAAQAFEDLGVAAYNGAGRFITAPGYLVVAGKIVSVEARHAALIRDLRAYNSFVDNDVVDLFTPSGSASTPGVGNGTGLERSKRPAEVVETANQFLKEGSKISANSFK encoded by the coding sequence ATGACCAAGCTTCTCCTTCCCCCAGAGCCGGCCGATAAACCGACCTCTACTTCCCGCCGTTCATTTCTGCGTTACTCCGGTGCTACCATGGCAGTTGGTGGCCTTCTACTAGCTGGTTGCGACGACGACAGTGAGAGTGGCAGCAACCGCATCGATGTAGGCTCAGGCGACCCTGGTATATTAAATTATGCCTACGCACTCGAGCAGCTAGAAGCAGCCTTCTATGCTGCAGTAAAAGGAGGCGCGTATTACTCAGGTGCCCCAGCTTCTGAAAAGCAAATCTTTGATGATCTGGCGCTGCACGAACAGATTCACGCAGATTTCTTTAAAACAGCTCTAGGTAATGGTGCTATAAAAGCATTGGAGCCGGATTTCAGCACTATCAACTTTGGGGATAAGAACAGCGTGCTTACTGCTGCTCAAGCCTTTGAAGATTTAGGAGTAGCTGCATATAATGGAGCTGGCCGCTTTATTACCGCTCCTGGTTATTTGGTGGTAGCAGGTAAAATTGTATCGGTAGAAGCCCGGCACGCAGCACTTATTCGTGACTTGCGCGCGTACAACTCGTTCGTAGACAACGATGTAGTGGATTTGTTCACGCCATCCGGTAGCGCTTCAACTCCTGGTGTAGGCAATGGCACTGGTTTGGAAAGGTCTAAGCGACCAGCTGAGGTAGTAGAAACCGCTAATCAGTTTCTCAAGGAAGGCTCTAAGATTAGCGCCAACAGTTTTAAATAA